From a single Arachis hypogaea cultivar Tifrunner chromosome 3, arahy.Tifrunner.gnm2.J5K5, whole genome shotgun sequence genomic region:
- the LOC112734384 gene encoding calmodulin-binding transcription activator 3 isoform X1 has translation MADVKCYVPPNQFNIEQILIEAQRRWLRPAEICEILSNYKMFQIAPEPAHMPPSGSLFLFDRKVLRYFRKDGHNWRKKKDGKTVREAHERLKAGSVDVLHCYYAHGEENENFQRRTYWMLDEELSHIVLVHYREVKATKANFRGAAKENQESLPYAQIDKLPGSTEKEIFLSCSLHPHNYQVPSHTIDTTSMKSTQATEYEEAESVFTALNNYASSEDYSFLETQHPVVEKIPDPYCPPQFINEQEKLCGTPGMNHIMLSQAGKIKDIHNVRLAYEPPQHLGFSMWEYILENNGRSQYMPLQPVLPEIQPDNMGINSNPSLMRSNFTTNITKVNGKENMVQVEGNWQVMNELYEFDPQRSLEQCLIHQDKPKVLMIDDPQEKLLDAKEKIETNRSLDGIDDTNLTLKKALLDGSLAEEGLKKLDSFNQWMSKELGDVEESKTPSTFSAYWGTVENENDVDNATIPSEVHLDTYALDPSISHDQLFTIIDFSPSWAFEGSETKILIYGQFLRSLQEAEQCKWSCMFGEVEVPANIIDNGVLSCYTPPHKTGRIPFYVTCSNRLACSEIREFDFRDIYTQEVNNAAEQRESISDNFSVRFEELLYMGHTLPQNFDPISVSEKSELRSKISSLLRKEEDDWDKLLKLTLEKDFSPQNVQEHLLQNLLKDKLLGWLLQKVIEDGKGPNVLDEGGQGVLHLAAALGYDWALQPTVIAGVNVNFCDVNGWTALHWAAFCGRELTVASLISLGAAPGVLTDPSPEHPSGRTPADLASANGHKGIAGYLAESSISVQLLSLDMNRDTRESSGSKVVYRVQHNTTEVNDDRLSYELSLKDSLAAVCNASQAAARIHEVYRVQSFQRKQLKEYDDKFGISDEDALSLITVKPHKVGQRNEPVHAAAIRIQNKFRSWKGRKEFLMIRQRIVKIQAHVRGHQVRKNCGKIIWSVGILEKVILRWRRKGSGLRGFKLEDVPEGTMVQDTQCKEDEYDFLKEGRKQTEERLQKALSRVKSMVQYPEARDQYHRLLNVVTEIQENQVLYPFFYEFLSIFLLCKSAVCSFFFSSQYIKAVIFIPLKIYPNVLLKLNIDFFV, from the exons ATGGCTGACGTCAAGTGCTATGTTCCCCCTAATCAATTTA ATATTGAGCAAATTCTTATAGAAGCGCAGCGTCGATGGCTGCGCCCAGCTGAAATTTGTGAAATTCTCAGTAATTATAAAATGTTCCAAATTGCTCCAGAGCCTGCACATATGCCGCCAA GTGGTTCACTTTTCCTGTTTGATCGGAAGGTGCTGAGATACTTTAGAAAGGATGGCCACAACTGGAGAAAGAAAAAGGATGGAAAAACAGTGAGGGAAGCTCATGAGAGACTTAAG GCTGGAAGTGTGGATGTGTTGCACTGCTATTATGCACAcggagaagaaaatgaaaattttcaaagacGCACATACTGGATGCTTGATga GGAACTCTCGCACATTGTTCTTGTCCATTATAGGGAAGTGAAG GCAACTAAGGCAAATTTTAGAGGTGCTGCCAAAGAAAATCAAGAATCTCTTCCTTATGCACAAATTGACAAACTACCAGGTTCCACAGAGAAGGAAATTTTTTTATCATGTAGTCTTCATCCACATAACTACCAGGTTCCATCACATACAATAGATACAAcaagcatgaagagcactcaagCAACAGAATATGAAGAAGCTGAGTCAG TGTTTACAGCATTGAATAATTATGCAAGTTCAGAAGACTACTCCTTCCTTGAGACACAACACCCAGTTGTTGAGAAGATTCCTGATCCTTATTGCCCGCCACAGTTCATAA ATGAACAAGAGAAGTTGTGTGGCACTCCTGGGATGAATCATATCATGCTCAGTCAAGCTGGCAAAATCAAAGACATTCATAATGTTAGATTGGCATATGAACCCCCACAACACCTTGGCTTTTCAATGTGGGAATATATCTTGGAAAATAATGGGAGAAGTCAATACATGCCTCTTCAACCCGTACTCCCTGAAATCCAACCTGATAACATGGGAATCAATAGCAATCCCTCTCTAATGAGGTCAAATTTCACCACCAATATTACCAAAGTGAATGGGAAAGAAAATATGGTACAAGTTGAAGGAAATTGGCAGGTAATGAATGAGTTATATGAATTTGATCCTCAAAGATCCTTGGAACAGTGTCTTATACATCAAGATAAACCAAAGGTTCTTATGATAGATGACCCTCAAGAAAAACTATTAGATGCAAAAGAGAAGATAGAAACCAATAGAAGCCTGGATGGAATAGATGATACAAATTTAACTCTAAAGAAGGCTCTGTTAGATGGATCCCTTGCAGAAGAGGGTCTGAAGAAGCTTGACAGTTTCAACCAATGGATGAGTAAAGAACTTGGAGATGTGGAAGAATCTAAAACTCCATCCACTTTTAGTGCTTATTGGGGTACAgttgaaaatgaaaatgatgtgGACAATGCAACTATTCCTTCTGAAGTGCACCTGGATACCTATGCACTGGATCCATCTATTTCCCATGATCAACTTTTTACTATTATTGACTTTTCCCCAAGCTGGGCATTTGAAGGTTCAGAAACTAAG ATTCTCATTTATGGACAATTCTTGAGGAGTCTACAGGAAGCTGAACAATGTAAATGGTCTTGCATGTTCGGTGAGGTAGAAGTGCCAGCTAATATCATTGACAATGGTGTTCTTTCTTGTTATACTCCTCCACATAAAACTGGGAGGATTCCTTTCTATGTAACTTGTTCCAATAGGTTAGCATGTAGTGAAATACGAGAATTTGATTTCCGAGACATTTACACTCAAGAAGTCAACAATGCAGCTGAGCAGAGAGAGAGCATTTCTGATAATTTCAGTGTGCGATTTGAAGAGCTGCTGTACATGGGGCATACCTTACCTCAAAACTTCGATCCAATCAGTGTAAGCGAGAAATCTGAACTGAGAAGTAAAATAAGTTCTTTGctgaggaaggaggaggatgattGGGATAAGCTGCTGAAACTTACTCTAGAGAAAGATTTTTCTCCACAAAATGTACAGGAGCATCTGCTTCAAAATCTTTTGAAAGATAAGTTACTTGGGTGGCTCCTTCAAAAAGTCATCGAAGATGGGAAAGGCCCTAATGTATTGGATGAGGGTGGCCAAGGAGTACTTCATCTTGCGGCTGCTCTTGGCTATGATTGGGCCTTACAACCCACAGTAATTGCTGGTGTAAATGTGAACTTCTGCGATGTAAATGGATGGACTGCTCTTCATTGGGCTGCATTCTGTGGCAG GGAGCTCACAGTTGCTTCCCTCATCTCTCTTGGCGCAGCACCTGGGGTGCTGACTGATCCAAGCCCAGAGCATCCTTCTGGTAGAACACCAGCTGACCTGGCTTCTGCAAACGGTcacaaaggaattgcagggtatcTTGCAGAATCTTCAATAAGCGTGCAACTATTATCTCTTGATATGAACAGGGACACGAGAGAAAGTTCTGGATCAAAAGTAGTATACAGAGTCCAACACAATACTACTGAAGTTAATGATGATCGCCTATCATATGAACTGTCACTGAAAGATTCACTGGCAGCAGTGTGTAATGCCAGCCAGGCTGCTGCACGTATTCATGAAGTTTATAGAGTGCAATCTTTCCAAAGAAAACAACTGAAAGAATATGATGATAAATTTGGAATATCTGATGAAGATGCTCTTTCTCTTATAACTGTAAAACCACACAAGGTTGGACAACGCAATGAGCCTGTACATGCAGCTGCAATACGAATCCAGAACAAATTCCGCAGTTGGAAGGGCAGAAAAGAATTTTTGATGATTCGCCAAAGAATAGTTAAAATTCAG GCTCATGTAAGGGGGCACCAGGTTAGGAAGAACTGTGGAAAGATAATTTGGTCAGTTGGAATTTTAGAAAAAGTTATTTTGCGCTGGCGCCGAAAAGGTAGTGGTTTACGTGGATTTAAATTGGAAGATGTTCCCGAGGGAACTATGGTACAAGATACACAGTGCAAGGAGGATGAGTATGATTTCTTGAAAGAAGGCAGAAAGCAAACAGAGGAAAGGTTGCAGAAAGCCCTATCCAGGGTGAAGTCAATGGTTCAGTATCCAGAGGCAAGAGACCAATACCATAGGCTGTTGAATGTTGTAACTGAGATCCAAGAAAACCAGGTACTTTACCCCTTCTTTTATGAGTTTTTATCAATTTTCCTGCTTTGTAAATCAGCggtatgttctttttttttttccagtcaATATATCAAAGCAGTAATTTTCATTCCGTTAAAAATATATCCAAACGTTCTGCTCAAGCTCAACATTGATTTCTTCGTGTGA
- the LOC112734384 gene encoding calmodulin-binding transcription activator 3 isoform X11 has product MADVKCYVPPNQFSGSLFLFDRKVLRYFRKDGHNWRKKKDGKTVREAHERLKAGSVDVLHCYYAHGEENENFQRRTYWMLDEELSHIVLVHYREVKATKANFRGAAKENQESLPYAQIDKLPGSTEKEIFLSCSLHPHNYQVPSHTIDTTSMKSTQATEYEEAESALNNYASSEDYSFLETQHPVVEKIPDPYCPPQFINEQEKLCGTPGMNHIMLSQAGKIKDIHNVRLAYEPPQHLGFSMWEYILENNGRSQYMPLQPVLPEIQPDNMGINSNPSLMRSNFTTNITKVNGKENMVQVEGNWQVMNELYEFDPQRSLEQCLIHQDKPKVLMIDDPQEKLLDAKEKIETNRSLDGIDDTNLTLKKALLDGSLAEEGLKKLDSFNQWMSKELGDVEESKTPSTFSAYWGTVENENDVDNATIPSEVHLDTYALDPSISHDQLFTIIDFSPSWAFEGSETKILIYGQFLRSLQEAEQCKWSCMFGEVEVPANIIDNGVLSCYTPPHKTGRIPFYVTCSNRLACSEIREFDFRDIYTQEVNNAAEQRESISDNFSVRFEELLYMGHTLPQNFDPISVSEKSELRSKISSLLRKEEDDWDKLLKLTLEKDFSPQNVQEHLLQNLLKDKLLGWLLQKVIEDGKGPNVLDEGGQGVLHLAAALGYDWALQPTVIAGVNVNFCDVNGWTALHWAAFCGRELTVASLISLGAAPGVLTDPSPEHPSGRTPADLASANGHKGIAGYLAESSISVQLLSLDMNRDTRESSGSKVVYRVQHNTTEVNDDRLSYELSLKDSLAAVCNASQAAARIHEVYRVQSFQRKQLKEYDDKFGISDEDALSLITVKPHKVGQRNEPVHAAAIRIQNKFRSWKGRKEFLMIRQRIVKIQAHVRGHQVRKNCGKIIWSVGILEKVILRWRRKGSGLRGFKLEDVPEGTMVQDTQCKEDEYDFLKEGRKQTEERLQKALSRVKSMVQYPEARDQYHRLLNVVTEIQENQVLYPFFYEFLSIFLLCKSAVCSFFFSSQYIKAVIFIPLKIYPNVLLKLNIDFFV; this is encoded by the exons ATGGCTGACGTCAAGTGCTATGTTCCCCCTAATCAATTTA GTGGTTCACTTTTCCTGTTTGATCGGAAGGTGCTGAGATACTTTAGAAAGGATGGCCACAACTGGAGAAAGAAAAAGGATGGAAAAACAGTGAGGGAAGCTCATGAGAGACTTAAG GCTGGAAGTGTGGATGTGTTGCACTGCTATTATGCACAcggagaagaaaatgaaaattttcaaagacGCACATACTGGATGCTTGATga GGAACTCTCGCACATTGTTCTTGTCCATTATAGGGAAGTGAAG GCAACTAAGGCAAATTTTAGAGGTGCTGCCAAAGAAAATCAAGAATCTCTTCCTTATGCACAAATTGACAAACTACCAGGTTCCACAGAGAAGGAAATTTTTTTATCATGTAGTCTTCATCCACATAACTACCAGGTTCCATCACATACAATAGATACAAcaagcatgaagagcactcaagCAACAGAATATGAAGAAGCTGAGTCAG CATTGAATAATTATGCAAGTTCAGAAGACTACTCCTTCCTTGAGACACAACACCCAGTTGTTGAGAAGATTCCTGATCCTTATTGCCCGCCACAGTTCATAA ATGAACAAGAGAAGTTGTGTGGCACTCCTGGGATGAATCATATCATGCTCAGTCAAGCTGGCAAAATCAAAGACATTCATAATGTTAGATTGGCATATGAACCCCCACAACACCTTGGCTTTTCAATGTGGGAATATATCTTGGAAAATAATGGGAGAAGTCAATACATGCCTCTTCAACCCGTACTCCCTGAAATCCAACCTGATAACATGGGAATCAATAGCAATCCCTCTCTAATGAGGTCAAATTTCACCACCAATATTACCAAAGTGAATGGGAAAGAAAATATGGTACAAGTTGAAGGAAATTGGCAGGTAATGAATGAGTTATATGAATTTGATCCTCAAAGATCCTTGGAACAGTGTCTTATACATCAAGATAAACCAAAGGTTCTTATGATAGATGACCCTCAAGAAAAACTATTAGATGCAAAAGAGAAGATAGAAACCAATAGAAGCCTGGATGGAATAGATGATACAAATTTAACTCTAAAGAAGGCTCTGTTAGATGGATCCCTTGCAGAAGAGGGTCTGAAGAAGCTTGACAGTTTCAACCAATGGATGAGTAAAGAACTTGGAGATGTGGAAGAATCTAAAACTCCATCCACTTTTAGTGCTTATTGGGGTACAgttgaaaatgaaaatgatgtgGACAATGCAACTATTCCTTCTGAAGTGCACCTGGATACCTATGCACTGGATCCATCTATTTCCCATGATCAACTTTTTACTATTATTGACTTTTCCCCAAGCTGGGCATTTGAAGGTTCAGAAACTAAG ATTCTCATTTATGGACAATTCTTGAGGAGTCTACAGGAAGCTGAACAATGTAAATGGTCTTGCATGTTCGGTGAGGTAGAAGTGCCAGCTAATATCATTGACAATGGTGTTCTTTCTTGTTATACTCCTCCACATAAAACTGGGAGGATTCCTTTCTATGTAACTTGTTCCAATAGGTTAGCATGTAGTGAAATACGAGAATTTGATTTCCGAGACATTTACACTCAAGAAGTCAACAATGCAGCTGAGCAGAGAGAGAGCATTTCTGATAATTTCAGTGTGCGATTTGAAGAGCTGCTGTACATGGGGCATACCTTACCTCAAAACTTCGATCCAATCAGTGTAAGCGAGAAATCTGAACTGAGAAGTAAAATAAGTTCTTTGctgaggaaggaggaggatgattGGGATAAGCTGCTGAAACTTACTCTAGAGAAAGATTTTTCTCCACAAAATGTACAGGAGCATCTGCTTCAAAATCTTTTGAAAGATAAGTTACTTGGGTGGCTCCTTCAAAAAGTCATCGAAGATGGGAAAGGCCCTAATGTATTGGATGAGGGTGGCCAAGGAGTACTTCATCTTGCGGCTGCTCTTGGCTATGATTGGGCCTTACAACCCACAGTAATTGCTGGTGTAAATGTGAACTTCTGCGATGTAAATGGATGGACTGCTCTTCATTGGGCTGCATTCTGTGGCAG GGAGCTCACAGTTGCTTCCCTCATCTCTCTTGGCGCAGCACCTGGGGTGCTGACTGATCCAAGCCCAGAGCATCCTTCTGGTAGAACACCAGCTGACCTGGCTTCTGCAAACGGTcacaaaggaattgcagggtatcTTGCAGAATCTTCAATAAGCGTGCAACTATTATCTCTTGATATGAACAGGGACACGAGAGAAAGTTCTGGATCAAAAGTAGTATACAGAGTCCAACACAATACTACTGAAGTTAATGATGATCGCCTATCATATGAACTGTCACTGAAAGATTCACTGGCAGCAGTGTGTAATGCCAGCCAGGCTGCTGCACGTATTCATGAAGTTTATAGAGTGCAATCTTTCCAAAGAAAACAACTGAAAGAATATGATGATAAATTTGGAATATCTGATGAAGATGCTCTTTCTCTTATAACTGTAAAACCACACAAGGTTGGACAACGCAATGAGCCTGTACATGCAGCTGCAATACGAATCCAGAACAAATTCCGCAGTTGGAAGGGCAGAAAAGAATTTTTGATGATTCGCCAAAGAATAGTTAAAATTCAG GCTCATGTAAGGGGGCACCAGGTTAGGAAGAACTGTGGAAAGATAATTTGGTCAGTTGGAATTTTAGAAAAAGTTATTTTGCGCTGGCGCCGAAAAGGTAGTGGTTTACGTGGATTTAAATTGGAAGATGTTCCCGAGGGAACTATGGTACAAGATACACAGTGCAAGGAGGATGAGTATGATTTCTTGAAAGAAGGCAGAAAGCAAACAGAGGAAAGGTTGCAGAAAGCCCTATCCAGGGTGAAGTCAATGGTTCAGTATCCAGAGGCAAGAGACCAATACCATAGGCTGTTGAATGTTGTAACTGAGATCCAAGAAAACCAGGTACTTTACCCCTTCTTTTATGAGTTTTTATCAATTTTCCTGCTTTGTAAATCAGCggtatgttctttttttttttccagtcaATATATCAAAGCAGTAATTTTCATTCCGTTAAAAATATATCCAAACGTTCTGCTCAAGCTCAACATTGATTTCTTCGTGTGA
- the LOC112734384 gene encoding calmodulin-binding transcription activator 3 isoform X2 gives MADVKCYVPPNQFNIEQILIEAQRRWLRPAEICEILSNYKMFQIAPEPAHMPPSGSLFLFDRKVLRYFRKDGHNWRKKKDGKTVREAHERLKAGSVDVLHCYYAHGEENENFQRRTYWMLDEELSHIVLVHYREVKATKANFRGAAKENQESLPYAQIDKLPGSTEKEIFLSCSLHPHNYQVPSHTIDTTSMKSTQATEYEEAESALNNYASSEDYSFLETQHPVVEKIPDPYCPPQFINEQEKLCGTPGMNHIMLSQAGKIKDIHNVRLAYEPPQHLGFSMWEYILENNGRSQYMPLQPVLPEIQPDNMGINSNPSLMRSNFTTNITKVNGKENMVQVEGNWQVMNELYEFDPQRSLEQCLIHQDKPKVLMIDDPQEKLLDAKEKIETNRSLDGIDDTNLTLKKALLDGSLAEEGLKKLDSFNQWMSKELGDVEESKTPSTFSAYWGTVENENDVDNATIPSEVHLDTYALDPSISHDQLFTIIDFSPSWAFEGSETKILIYGQFLRSLQEAEQCKWSCMFGEVEVPANIIDNGVLSCYTPPHKTGRIPFYVTCSNRLACSEIREFDFRDIYTQEVNNAAEQRESISDNFSVRFEELLYMGHTLPQNFDPISVSEKSELRSKISSLLRKEEDDWDKLLKLTLEKDFSPQNVQEHLLQNLLKDKLLGWLLQKVIEDGKGPNVLDEGGQGVLHLAAALGYDWALQPTVIAGVNVNFCDVNGWTALHWAAFCGRELTVASLISLGAAPGVLTDPSPEHPSGRTPADLASANGHKGIAGYLAESSISVQLLSLDMNRDTRESSGSKVVYRVQHNTTEVNDDRLSYELSLKDSLAAVCNASQAAARIHEVYRVQSFQRKQLKEYDDKFGISDEDALSLITVKPHKVGQRNEPVHAAAIRIQNKFRSWKGRKEFLMIRQRIVKIQAHVRGHQVRKNCGKIIWSVGILEKVILRWRRKGSGLRGFKLEDVPEGTMVQDTQCKEDEYDFLKEGRKQTEERLQKALSRVKSMVQYPEARDQYHRLLNVVTEIQENQVLYPFFYEFLSIFLLCKSAVCSFFFSSQYIKAVIFIPLKIYPNVLLKLNIDFFV, from the exons ATGGCTGACGTCAAGTGCTATGTTCCCCCTAATCAATTTA ATATTGAGCAAATTCTTATAGAAGCGCAGCGTCGATGGCTGCGCCCAGCTGAAATTTGTGAAATTCTCAGTAATTATAAAATGTTCCAAATTGCTCCAGAGCCTGCACATATGCCGCCAA GTGGTTCACTTTTCCTGTTTGATCGGAAGGTGCTGAGATACTTTAGAAAGGATGGCCACAACTGGAGAAAGAAAAAGGATGGAAAAACAGTGAGGGAAGCTCATGAGAGACTTAAG GCTGGAAGTGTGGATGTGTTGCACTGCTATTATGCACAcggagaagaaaatgaaaattttcaaagacGCACATACTGGATGCTTGATga GGAACTCTCGCACATTGTTCTTGTCCATTATAGGGAAGTGAAG GCAACTAAGGCAAATTTTAGAGGTGCTGCCAAAGAAAATCAAGAATCTCTTCCTTATGCACAAATTGACAAACTACCAGGTTCCACAGAGAAGGAAATTTTTTTATCATGTAGTCTTCATCCACATAACTACCAGGTTCCATCACATACAATAGATACAAcaagcatgaagagcactcaagCAACAGAATATGAAGAAGCTGAGTCAG CATTGAATAATTATGCAAGTTCAGAAGACTACTCCTTCCTTGAGACACAACACCCAGTTGTTGAGAAGATTCCTGATCCTTATTGCCCGCCACAGTTCATAA ATGAACAAGAGAAGTTGTGTGGCACTCCTGGGATGAATCATATCATGCTCAGTCAAGCTGGCAAAATCAAAGACATTCATAATGTTAGATTGGCATATGAACCCCCACAACACCTTGGCTTTTCAATGTGGGAATATATCTTGGAAAATAATGGGAGAAGTCAATACATGCCTCTTCAACCCGTACTCCCTGAAATCCAACCTGATAACATGGGAATCAATAGCAATCCCTCTCTAATGAGGTCAAATTTCACCACCAATATTACCAAAGTGAATGGGAAAGAAAATATGGTACAAGTTGAAGGAAATTGGCAGGTAATGAATGAGTTATATGAATTTGATCCTCAAAGATCCTTGGAACAGTGTCTTATACATCAAGATAAACCAAAGGTTCTTATGATAGATGACCCTCAAGAAAAACTATTAGATGCAAAAGAGAAGATAGAAACCAATAGAAGCCTGGATGGAATAGATGATACAAATTTAACTCTAAAGAAGGCTCTGTTAGATGGATCCCTTGCAGAAGAGGGTCTGAAGAAGCTTGACAGTTTCAACCAATGGATGAGTAAAGAACTTGGAGATGTGGAAGAATCTAAAACTCCATCCACTTTTAGTGCTTATTGGGGTACAgttgaaaatgaaaatgatgtgGACAATGCAACTATTCCTTCTGAAGTGCACCTGGATACCTATGCACTGGATCCATCTATTTCCCATGATCAACTTTTTACTATTATTGACTTTTCCCCAAGCTGGGCATTTGAAGGTTCAGAAACTAAG ATTCTCATTTATGGACAATTCTTGAGGAGTCTACAGGAAGCTGAACAATGTAAATGGTCTTGCATGTTCGGTGAGGTAGAAGTGCCAGCTAATATCATTGACAATGGTGTTCTTTCTTGTTATACTCCTCCACATAAAACTGGGAGGATTCCTTTCTATGTAACTTGTTCCAATAGGTTAGCATGTAGTGAAATACGAGAATTTGATTTCCGAGACATTTACACTCAAGAAGTCAACAATGCAGCTGAGCAGAGAGAGAGCATTTCTGATAATTTCAGTGTGCGATTTGAAGAGCTGCTGTACATGGGGCATACCTTACCTCAAAACTTCGATCCAATCAGTGTAAGCGAGAAATCTGAACTGAGAAGTAAAATAAGTTCTTTGctgaggaaggaggaggatgattGGGATAAGCTGCTGAAACTTACTCTAGAGAAAGATTTTTCTCCACAAAATGTACAGGAGCATCTGCTTCAAAATCTTTTGAAAGATAAGTTACTTGGGTGGCTCCTTCAAAAAGTCATCGAAGATGGGAAAGGCCCTAATGTATTGGATGAGGGTGGCCAAGGAGTACTTCATCTTGCGGCTGCTCTTGGCTATGATTGGGCCTTACAACCCACAGTAATTGCTGGTGTAAATGTGAACTTCTGCGATGTAAATGGATGGACTGCTCTTCATTGGGCTGCATTCTGTGGCAG GGAGCTCACAGTTGCTTCCCTCATCTCTCTTGGCGCAGCACCTGGGGTGCTGACTGATCCAAGCCCAGAGCATCCTTCTGGTAGAACACCAGCTGACCTGGCTTCTGCAAACGGTcacaaaggaattgcagggtatcTTGCAGAATCTTCAATAAGCGTGCAACTATTATCTCTTGATATGAACAGGGACACGAGAGAAAGTTCTGGATCAAAAGTAGTATACAGAGTCCAACACAATACTACTGAAGTTAATGATGATCGCCTATCATATGAACTGTCACTGAAAGATTCACTGGCAGCAGTGTGTAATGCCAGCCAGGCTGCTGCACGTATTCATGAAGTTTATAGAGTGCAATCTTTCCAAAGAAAACAACTGAAAGAATATGATGATAAATTTGGAATATCTGATGAAGATGCTCTTTCTCTTATAACTGTAAAACCACACAAGGTTGGACAACGCAATGAGCCTGTACATGCAGCTGCAATACGAATCCAGAACAAATTCCGCAGTTGGAAGGGCAGAAAAGAATTTTTGATGATTCGCCAAAGAATAGTTAAAATTCAG GCTCATGTAAGGGGGCACCAGGTTAGGAAGAACTGTGGAAAGATAATTTGGTCAGTTGGAATTTTAGAAAAAGTTATTTTGCGCTGGCGCCGAAAAGGTAGTGGTTTACGTGGATTTAAATTGGAAGATGTTCCCGAGGGAACTATGGTACAAGATACACAGTGCAAGGAGGATGAGTATGATTTCTTGAAAGAAGGCAGAAAGCAAACAGAGGAAAGGTTGCAGAAAGCCCTATCCAGGGTGAAGTCAATGGTTCAGTATCCAGAGGCAAGAGACCAATACCATAGGCTGTTGAATGTTGTAACTGAGATCCAAGAAAACCAGGTACTTTACCCCTTCTTTTATGAGTTTTTATCAATTTTCCTGCTTTGTAAATCAGCggtatgttctttttttttttccagtcaATATATCAAAGCAGTAATTTTCATTCCGTTAAAAATATATCCAAACGTTCTGCTCAAGCTCAACATTGATTTCTTCGTGTGA